The following proteins are co-located in the Deinococcus metallilatus genome:
- a CDS encoding S41 family peptidase — translation MNRKRMMLVAGALAATAAVGYAQMGGYTQSDLTKTDTGRAFLQVIGALNQYYLYPIDQEKLLRGAINGAIGSLNDEFTYYSEPANNAIDNQNLNGEFGGIGVTLVAANADGTGGKIDNVYKGGAAANAGVQIGDVFVKIDDKDVLNSKLDEIVRLVRGKEGTTVSVTFARAGKPYTVKMERRKVTIVSVEETVLPGNVGYIALNTFYNSKASEQFRAAVADMKKKGVQKLILDLRDNGGGLLNAGVDVADQFLWQGDIVSLRDRSGKTEVYGKATRSPGDYTGKLIVLVNKNSASASEVVAGALQDTKRATIVGEQTFGKGVAQIPIDTVDGGKVAIVANEWLTPNGRQIHKKGITPDVVVKDTRYTVPLNFTGGGLEPNAKITLTVDGKPVTVTADKDGKFTYTGEVKRPTHSTTQGEAVVDPQDDAILKKALDLLK, via the coding sequence GTGAACCGGAAACGCATGATGCTCGTGGCGGGTGCCCTCGCCGCTACCGCCGCCGTGGGGTACGCGCAAATGGGCGGGTACACCCAGTCGGACCTGACCAAGACCGATACCGGCCGCGCCTTTCTCCAGGTGATCGGCGCCCTGAACCAGTACTACCTCTATCCCATCGATCAGGAGAAGCTGCTGCGCGGCGCGATCAACGGCGCCATCGGCAGCCTGAACGACGAGTTCACGTACTACAGCGAGCCCGCGAACAACGCCATCGACAACCAGAACCTCAACGGCGAATTCGGCGGGATCGGCGTCACGCTGGTCGCCGCGAACGCCGACGGCACCGGAGGCAAGATCGACAACGTCTACAAGGGTGGGGCCGCCGCGAACGCCGGGGTGCAGATCGGTGACGTGTTCGTGAAGATCGACGACAAGGACGTGCTGAACAGCAAGCTCGACGAGATCGTGCGCCTGGTGCGCGGCAAGGAGGGCACGACCGTGAGCGTGACCTTCGCGCGCGCGGGCAAGCCCTACACCGTGAAGATGGAGCGCCGCAAGGTCACCATCGTCAGCGTCGAGGAGACGGTGCTGCCGGGCAATGTCGGCTACATCGCGCTGAACACCTTCTACAACTCGAAGGCCAGCGAGCAGTTCCGCGCCGCCGTGGCCGACATGAAGAAGAAGGGCGTGCAGAAGCTGATCCTCGACCTGCGCGACAACGGCGGCGGCCTGCTGAACGCGGGCGTGGACGTGGCCGACCAGTTCCTCTGGCAGGGCGACATCGTCAGCCTGCGTGACCGCAGCGGCAAGACCGAGGTGTACGGCAAGGCCACCCGCAGCCCCGGCGACTACACCGGCAAGCTGATCGTGCTGGTGAACAAGAACAGCGCCAGCGCCAGCGAGGTGGTGGCGGGCGCGCTTCAGGACACCAAGCGGGCCACCATCGTCGGGGAGCAGACCTTCGGCAAGGGGGTCGCGCAGATTCCAATCGACACGGTGGACGGCGGCAAGGTCGCCATCGTGGCGAACGAGTGGCTGACCCCCAATGGCCGCCAGATTCACAAGAAGGGCATCACGCCCGACGTGGTCGTAAAGGACACGCGCTACACCGTGCCCCTGAATTTCACCGGGGGTGGCCTGGAGCCGAACGCCAAGATCACCCTGACCGTGGACGGCAAGCCCGTGACCGTCACCGCCGACAAGGACGGCAAGTTCACCTACACCGGCGAGGTCAAGCGCCCCACCCACAGCACCACCCAGGGCGAGGCG
- the ftsE gene encoding cell division ATP-binding protein FtsE: protein MIQFKNVTLEYPVTRTLALDDLSLQVGKGEFVYLVGHSGAGKSSFMNLVLKRALPTRGEIRVAGETLARYRGRRTALLRRRIGTVFQDNLLLDHLNAYDNVAFTLRVTGVPQREWAGRVTTAMRTVGLEHKKHALPVQLSQGEQQRVAIARAIVADPPLLLADEPTGNLDPDHSREVLRVLQNVNLRGTTVIVATHARDLVETFRHRTLTLRKGRLVRDDPYGGYTL from the coding sequence ATGATCCAGTTCAAGAACGTGACGCTGGAATATCCCGTGACCCGTACCCTCGCGCTCGACGACCTGAGCCTCCAGGTCGGGAAGGGGGAGTTCGTGTACCTGGTGGGGCACTCGGGCGCGGGCAAGAGCAGCTTCATGAATCTGGTGCTCAAGCGGGCGCTGCCCACCCGCGGCGAGATCCGGGTGGCCGGGGAAACGCTCGCCCGCTACCGGGGCCGCCGCACCGCGCTGCTGCGCCGCCGCATCGGCACCGTCTTTCAGGACAACCTGCTGCTCGACCACCTGAATGCTTACGACAACGTGGCCTTTACCCTGCGCGTGACCGGGGTCCCGCAGCGCGAGTGGGCGGGCCGCGTCACCACGGCCATGCGGACGGTCGGCCTGGAGCACAAGAAGCACGCCCTGCCGGTGCAGCTCTCCCAGGGCGAGCAACAGCGGGTGGCGATTGCCCGCGCCATCGTGGCCGACCCGCCCCTCCTCCTGGCCGACGAACCCACCGGCAACCTCGACCCCGACCACAGCCGCGAGGTCCTCAGAGTCCTCCAGAACGTCAACCTGCGCGGCACCACCGTGATCGTCGCCACCCACGCCCGCGACCTGGTGGAAACCTTCCGCCACCGCACCCTGACGCTGCGGAAGGGGCGGCTGGTGCGGGACGACCCGTATGGGGGGTATACGCTGTGA
- a CDS encoding cell division protein FtsX produces the protein MTYHFRQALLAMRGNLTATFATLTTMTLTLLMLGFVLLLTLNVDRTLEQLESQVEVAAFLRDGANGQALLTQVRALPQVREASLATSEQVLAEMTRDYPYARDAAQLAGNPFPDTLRMRVSRVEDSRTVAAAVSTLPGVEDVEYGAGYVDQTVRTLTAVRGAGYVLVGLLLLGTLFNILNAVRVAMYARRNEISVMRLLGATRGFIRMPHVIEGVLLGVTAAALALALLTPAYLALAARVQLFAPVFPVVRDLPSLLPILGGVGVLGVLIGLTGSLFASRRYLRELE, from the coding sequence ATGACCTACCACTTCCGCCAGGCCCTGCTCGCCATGCGGGGCAACCTCACGGCGACCTTTGCCACGCTGACCACCATGACGCTGACGCTGCTGATGCTGGGGTTCGTGCTGCTGCTGACGCTGAACGTGGACCGGACGCTGGAACAGCTCGAATCGCAGGTGGAGGTGGCGGCGTTCCTGCGGGACGGGGCGAACGGGCAGGCGCTCTTGACGCAGGTGCGCGCGCTCCCCCAGGTGCGGGAGGCCTCGCTGGCGACGAGCGAGCAGGTGCTGGCCGAGATGACGCGCGATTACCCGTATGCGCGGGACGCGGCTCAGCTCGCCGGAAACCCCTTTCCCGACACGCTGCGGATGCGGGTGAGCCGGGTGGAGGACTCGCGGACGGTCGCGGCGGCGGTGTCCACCCTGCCGGGCGTGGAGGACGTGGAGTACGGCGCAGGCTACGTGGATCAGACCGTGCGGACGCTGACGGCGGTGCGCGGCGCGGGCTACGTGCTGGTGGGCCTGCTGCTGCTGGGCACCCTCTTTAACATCCTGAACGCGGTCCGGGTCGCGATGTATGCCCGGCGCAACGAGATCAGCGTGATGCGGCTGCTGGGCGCGACGCGCGGGTTTATCCGGATGCCGCACGTGATCGAGGGTGTGCTGCTGGGCGTGACGGCGGCGGCGCTGGCCCTCGCGCTGCTGACGCCCGCTTACCTCGCCCTCGCGGCGCGGGTGCAACTGTTCGCTCCGGTCTTCCCGGTGGTGCGCGACCTGCCCAGCCTGCTCCCGATCCTGGGCGGTGTGGGGGTGCTGGGCGTGCTGATCGGCCTGACGGGCAGCCTGTTTGCCTCACGGCGCTACCTGCGGGAGCTGGAGTGA
- a CDS encoding peptidase M23 gives MRARGWPALVLLSAALLAGAQTPVPSQVAPAQAGPAQADPPLPDLPGAPPLVLPTTSQRLQQLERDLQQQRQLGAQQRQELERLRANIQSLTAQQRQTLDRLDVLAGQVASLENETAVLAARVALAQRQLADTTAQGQVTQARVTQLQQDVRELLGALYRERSGRYLQLLSQARSLSDLLIRLKYANMAGQHNVAVIETLRQEVRTLETQRTQQARQAADLQALQTQRVAKLTQLRDRRAEQQGLLASLKRSEQGQRTLATHTQAQQALTAQTIDELVGKVVQERTRIEAERRRRLEEERKRREAELRRIREAQERARQEALRLARLRAEQERQARLARERAAAEARARAEAEARARAQAQAQAQAAAQARAEAEARAREQAAAQAAAARDATQRQRQAQLQQEQAALQQRETQVQQATVRVEQALAPLPPSAARSGSRSPAAASASPTARAARSGASCKARGTARRSPRSMAT, from the coding sequence GTGAGGGCGCGCGGCTGGCCCGCGCTGGTGCTGCTGTCGGCGGCGCTGCTGGCGGGGGCACAGACGCCCGTCCCCTCACAGGTCGCCCCTGCTCAGGCTGGCCCCGCCCAGGCGGACCCGCCCCTGCCCGATCTGCCGGGCGCTCCCCCGCTCGTCCTGCCGACGACCAGCCAGCGGCTCCAGCAACTCGAACGCGACTTGCAGCAGCAGCGGCAGCTCGGCGCGCAGCAGCGGCAGGAACTGGAACGGCTGCGGGCCAACATCCAGAGCCTGACGGCGCAGCAGCGGCAGACGCTGGACCGGCTGGACGTGCTGGCCGGGCAGGTCGCCAGTCTGGAAAACGAGACGGCGGTCCTGGCGGCGCGGGTGGCCCTCGCGCAGCGGCAACTGGCCGACACCACCGCGCAGGGTCAGGTGACGCAGGCCCGGGTGACGCAGCTTCAGCAGGACGTGCGCGAACTGCTCGGCGCCCTGTACCGCGAACGGAGCGGCCGCTATCTCCAGCTCCTGTCGCAGGCCCGCAGCCTGTCGGACCTGCTGATCCGGCTGAAATACGCCAATATGGCCGGGCAGCACAACGTCGCGGTGATCGAGACGCTGCGGCAGGAGGTGCGGACGCTGGAGACACAGCGCACCCAGCAGGCGCGGCAGGCAGCAGACCTCCAGGCCCTCCAGACGCAGCGCGTCGCCAAGCTCACGCAGCTCCGCGACCGCCGCGCCGAGCAGCAGGGGCTCCTGGCCAGCCTGAAACGCAGCGAGCAGGGCCAGCGGACCCTGGCCACCCACACCCAGGCGCAGCAGGCCCTGACCGCCCAGACCATCGACGAACTGGTGGGCAAGGTCGTGCAGGAACGTACCCGGATCGAGGCCGAACGGAGGCGCCGCCTGGAGGAAGAACGCAAACGCCGCGAGGCCGAGCTGCGCCGCATCCGCGAGGCGCAGGAGCGCGCGCGGCAGGAGGCGCTGCGGCTGGCCCGCCTCCGCGCCGAACAGGAACGGCAGGCCCGCCTGGCACGGGAACGTGCCGCCGCCGAGGCCCGGGCGCGGGCCGAGGCCGAAGCGCGGGCCAGAGCGCAGGCCCAGGCACAGGCACAGGCGGCCGCCCAGGCCAGAGCCGAGGCCGAAGCCCGCGCCCGTGAACAGGCCGCCGCTCAGGCTGCTGCGGCCCGCGACGCCACCCAGCGCCAGCGGCAGGCGCAGCTCCAGCAGGAACAGGCCGCCCTGCAACAGCGCGAAACCCAGGTCCAGCAGGCGACGGTGCGTGTCGAGCAGGCGCTTGCCCCCCTCCCCCCGTCAGCGGCCCGGTCGGGTTCCCGCTCCCCGGCGGCAGCGTCAGCCAGCCCTACGGCCAGGGCGGCGCGCAGTGGAGCGTCCTGCAAGGCGCGGGGGACGGCCAGGCGGTCGCCGCGCTCGATGGCAACGTGA
- a CDS encoding peptidoglycan DD-metalloendopeptidase family protein produces the protein MIATTYYASLGWVVLLDHGPTVTAYFGLQDARVQVGERVARGTPLGTIGGSPIFGPGRMAFQVNSVSGGSRQPVPPPF, from the coding sequence GTGATCGCCACCACCTACTACGCCAGCCTGGGCTGGGTGGTCCTGCTCGACCACGGCCCCACCGTCACCGCCTACTTCGGGCTGCAAGACGCGCGGGTGCAGGTCGGGGAGCGGGTCGCGCGCGGCACCCCGCTGGGCACCATCGGCGGCAGCCCGATCTTCGGGCCGGGCCGCATGGCCTTTCAGGTGAACAGCGTGAGCGGCGGGTCGCGCCAGCCGGTGCCGCCGCCGTTCTGA
- the rpsP gene encoding 30S ribosomal protein S16 produces MVKIRLSRFGSAHNPHYRIVVTDSRRPRDGGYIENLGHYDPRKTTENYLKVNAERAAYWLSVGAQPTQTARRLLKSQGVKVA; encoded by the coding sequence ATGGTCAAGATTCGCCTGTCCCGTTTCGGCTCTGCCCACAACCCCCACTACCGCATCGTGGTCACCGATTCCCGCCGTCCCCGCGACGGTGGCTACATCGAGAACCTGGGGCACTACGACCCCCGCAAGACCACCGAGAACTACCTGAAGGTCAACGCCGAGCGCGCGGCCTACTGGCTCTCCGTGGGCGCCCAGCCCACCCAGACCGCCCGCCGCCTGCTGAAGTCCCAGGGCGTCAAGGTCGCCTGA
- a CDS encoding KH domain-containing protein produces MKTDPVDLTLFLAQSVVDQPSLVRASRRGPTVIVRVGPGEEGRLIGRQGRVIQAIRTLVRAASDPHERVNVDLDAPRKP; encoded by the coding sequence ATGAAGACCGACCCTGTAGACCTGACGCTGTTTCTGGCGCAGAGCGTGGTGGACCAGCCTTCGCTGGTGCGCGCTTCCCGGCGTGGACCAACCGTGATTGTGCGGGTCGGGCCGGGCGAGGAAGGCCGCCTGATCGGACGGCAGGGGCGCGTGATTCAGGCGATCCGCACGCTGGTGCGCGCGGCCAGTGACCCCCACGAGCGCGTGAACGTGGACCTCGACGCGCCGCGCAAGCCGTGA
- the rimM gene encoding ribosome maturation factor RimM (Essential for efficient processing of 16S rRNA), with product MTAPADTTRLGHFLGPHGVQGGVKVYVLGDPQQLLALERVWVEGRGWLRVRRAEALAPGVALQLAGITSREGAEELRGANVYAADADLPPLEAGRYYYHELRGLPVQGAGGEQVGEVRDVVDAGHQDLLVVTHAGGEGFLPLQAPYVVVRTGETGRPAAIALTEDAPAGLLGEGVEE from the coding sequence TTGACCGCCCCGGCCGACACGACCCGGCTGGGTCATTTCCTCGGGCCGCACGGTGTCCAGGGCGGCGTGAAGGTGTACGTGCTGGGCGACCCGCAGCAATTGCTCGCGCTGGAGCGCGTGTGGGTGGAGGGCCGGGGCTGGCTGCGGGTGCGCCGCGCCGAGGCCCTCGCGCCGGGCGTGGCCCTCCAGCTCGCGGGCATCACCAGCCGCGAGGGGGCCGAGGAACTGCGGGGCGCGAACGTGTACGCCGCCGACGCCGACCTCCCCCCGCTGGAAGCGGGCCGCTACTACTACCACGAGTTGCGCGGCCTGCCGGTCCAGGGCGCGGGCGGCGAACAGGTGGGCGAGGTCCGGGACGTCGTGGACGCGGGGCATCAGGATTTGCTGGTCGTCACGCACGCGGGCGGTGAGGGCTTCCTGCCCCTGCAAGCGCCTTACGTGGTCGTCCGCACAGGCGAAACAGGACGCCCCGCCGCCATTGCCCTGACGGAAGACGCCCCGGCGGGGCTGCTGGGCGAAGGGGTGGAGGAGTGA
- the trmD gene encoding tRNA (guanosine(37)-N1)-methyltransferase TrmD: MLTFSFLTLFPELLAPFASEAIVGKARARGLVDVKLVNMRDFAENKHLKVDDTPYGGGAGMVIRVDVAERALASLPPADEMILFTPAGERFTQRTAEELSTRSHLAFLCGRYEGFDARVERLATRELSLGDFVMMGGEAAAACVLEAVARLVPGVLGDEDSHRADSFSSGLLDYPEYTRPPEWRGESVPEVLKGGNHGAVARWRREHALARTLARRPDLLASADLTPQDSAHLLTLGVTPEQLAAWGAPPPPAPKRRRKVRADAEGT, encoded by the coding sequence ATGCTGACCTTCTCCTTCCTCACCCTCTTTCCCGAACTGCTCGCGCCGTTCGCGTCGGAGGCCATCGTGGGGAAGGCGCGGGCGCGGGGGCTGGTGGACGTGAAGCTCGTGAACATGCGGGACTTTGCGGAGAACAAGCATCTCAAGGTGGACGACACGCCCTACGGCGGCGGCGCGGGCATGGTGATCCGGGTGGACGTGGCCGAGCGGGCACTCGCCAGCCTGCCCCCCGCCGACGAGATGATCCTGTTCACGCCCGCCGGGGAGCGGTTCACGCAGCGGACGGCGGAGGAGCTGTCCACGCGGTCGCACCTCGCCTTCCTGTGCGGGCGCTATGAGGGCTTCGACGCGCGGGTGGAAAGGCTGGCGACGCGCGAACTCAGCCTCGGGGACTTCGTGATGATGGGGGGCGAGGCGGCGGCGGCCTGCGTGCTGGAAGCGGTCGCGCGCCTGGTCCCGGGCGTTCTGGGCGACGAGGACTCGCACCGGGCGGACAGCTTTTCCAGTGGTCTGCTGGACTATCCGGAATACACCCGCCCCCCGGAGTGGCGCGGCGAGAGCGTGCCCGAAGTGCTGAAGGGCGGCAACCACGGCGCCGTCGCCCGGTGGCGGCGGGAACACGCGCTCGCGCGGACGCTGGCGCGGCGGCCCGATCTGCTCGCCAGCGCGGACCTGACGCCCCAGGACAGCGCGCACCTGCTCACGCTGGGGGTGACGCCCGAGCAACTGGCGGCGTGGGGCGCGCCTCCTCCCCCCGCGCCCAAACGTCGCCGCAAGGTCCGGGCCGACGCCGAGGGGACCTGA
- a CDS encoding LON peptidase substrate-binding domain-containing protein — MRVPLFPLPNVVLFPGQVLPLYVFEPRYRELLTRVQTSGEPFGIVRIVQPREVSPLPFHERVTRVGTLAHLRRSETHEDGTSSILVVGGERFRVQDFDLTHTYLGADVTVWPLAPAPLDRPAEEAVARRLVSDLMRLRPADADAIRESAPQDPLLIASFAAALLPLDAGQRERALEAPTLLGRLETLLGFLPGDVRVLH, encoded by the coding sequence ATGCGTGTACCGCTGTTCCCCCTCCCGAACGTCGTGCTGTTTCCCGGACAGGTGCTTCCCCTGTACGTGTTCGAGCCGCGTTACCGGGAACTGCTGACGCGCGTGCAGACGAGCGGGGAGCCGTTCGGGATCGTGCGGATCGTGCAGCCCCGCGAGGTTTCGCCGCTGCCCTTCCACGAGCGGGTCACCCGGGTCGGCACGCTGGCGCACCTGCGGCGGTCCGAAACCCACGAGGACGGCACCAGCAGCATCCTGGTGGTGGGTGGCGAGCGGTTCAGGGTGCAGGATTTCGATCTGACGCACACGTACCTGGGGGCGGACGTGACCGTCTGGCCGCTCGCCCCCGCCCCCCTGGACCGCCCCGCCGAGGAAGCCGTCGCCCGGCGCCTCGTGTCCGATCTGATGCGCCTGCGCCCGGCCGACGCCGACGCCATCCGCGAGAGTGCCCCGCAAGACCCCCTGCTGATCGCCAGTTTCGCCGCCGCACTGCTCCCCCTCGACGCCGGGCAGCGGGAGAGGGCGCTCGAAGCCCCGACCCTCCTCGGCCGCCTGGAGACGCTCCTGGGCTTCCTGCCTGGGGATGTGCGGGTGCTGCACTGA
- the purU gene encoding formyltetrahydrofolate deformylase has protein sequence MTAPSSRLDPLNTAVLTISCPDRGGIVAAVSQFLHNHGANIIHSDQHSTDPAGGTFFMRMEFYLEGLDLAREPFERAFASVVAAPFGMDWRLSYTAEPKRMAILVSRYDHCFLDLLWRKRRGELNVEIPLVISNHEDLRRDAEMFGIPFHVVPVTRENKAEAEAEQVRLLKEAGAEFAVLARYMQILSGDFLRDFGRPVINIHHSFLPAFVGANPYRAAFQRGVKLIGATSHYVTEELDAGPIIAQDVVPVTHRETPDTLMRLGRDVERQVLARAVKAHVEDRVLVYGNKTVVF, from the coding sequence ATGACGGCCCCCTCCTCCCGGCTCGACCCCCTGAATACCGCGGTCCTGACCATCTCCTGCCCCGACCGGGGCGGCATCGTGGCGGCGGTGTCACAGTTCCTGCACAACCACGGCGCCAACATCATCCACTCCGACCAGCACAGCACCGACCCGGCGGGCGGCACCTTCTTCATGCGGATGGAGTTCTATCTGGAGGGCCTGGACCTGGCCCGCGAGCCGTTCGAGCGCGCCTTCGCGTCGGTCGTCGCCGCGCCCTTTGGGATGGACTGGCGGTTGAGCTACACGGCGGAACCCAAACGCATGGCGATTCTGGTCAGCCGGTACGACCATTGCTTTCTGGACCTGCTGTGGCGCAAGCGCCGGGGCGAACTGAACGTGGAGATTCCCCTGGTGATCAGCAACCACGAGGACCTGCGCCGTGACGCGGAGATGTTCGGGATTCCCTTCCACGTGGTCCCCGTCACCAGGGAGAACAAGGCCGAGGCCGAGGCTGAGCAGGTGCGGCTGCTGAAGGAGGCCGGGGCAGAGTTCGCCGTCCTCGCCCGCTACATGCAGATTCTCAGCGGCGACTTCCTGCGCGACTTCGGGCGCCCGGTCATCAACATCCACCACTCCTTCCTGCCCGCCTTCGTCGGCGCCAACCCCTACCGCGCGGCCTTCCAGCGCGGCGTGAAGCTGATCGGCGCGACCAGCCACTACGTGACGGAAGAACTCGACGCCGGGCCGATCATCGCGCAGGACGTGGTGCCGGTGACCCACCGCGAGACGCCCGACACCCTGATGCGCCTGGGCCGCGACGTGGAACGCCAGGTGCTCGCCCGCGCCGTCAAAGCCCATGTGGAAGACCGGGTGCTGGTGTACGGGAACAAGACGGTGGTGTTCTAG
- a CDS encoding aminopeptidase produces the protein MQTNREAASPLNYDPARHAALLADYCLSAQPGERLLVAGGTAALPLVREVTRAFLKRGARPVVRLDYPGQDDDFAALAADAVLDTIHPADLADVEALDGSLRILTPEPGSDGDASRRARLTAARAPIAAARARKKWSLTLYPTPYAAMQAGMTEAEFGAFVMRAMFLDRPDPVAAWGEVRERQARLIERLSRADTVRIEAPGTDLTLRVGRRTWANSDGKRNMPSGEVFTGPLEDSAEGVITFTIPASYGGQMVRGARLVFRAGEVVEASAEEGEDVLRAALATDPGARRLGELGIGTNEGIQIPTGNILFDEKIGGTVHLALGRSYPETGGMNASAIHWDLITDLRQGGRLSLDGEVVQEGGRFVGAGYGL, from the coding sequence GTGCAGACGAATCGTGAGGCGGCCTCCCCCCTGAACTACGACCCAGCGCGGCACGCGGCCCTGCTGGCCGACTACTGCCTCAGCGCGCAGCCGGGCGAGCGCCTGCTGGTCGCGGGCGGTACGGCGGCCCTGCCCCTGGTGCGCGAGGTGACGCGGGCCTTCCTGAAGCGGGGCGCACGTCCGGTGGTGCGTCTCGATTACCCCGGTCAGGACGACGACTTCGCCGCCCTCGCCGCCGACGCCGTACTGGACACCATCCACCCCGCCGACCTCGCGGACGTGGAGGCGCTGGACGGCAGCCTGCGGATTCTGACGCCGGAGCCGGGCAGCGACGGGGACGCCTCGCGCCGTGCCCGCCTGACCGCCGCCCGCGCACCTATCGCTGCCGCCCGCGCCCGGAAGAAGTGGAGCCTGACCCTCTACCCCACCCCGTATGCCGCCATGCAGGCCGGGATGACCGAGGCCGAGTTCGGCGCCTTCGTGATGCGCGCGATGTTCCTCGACCGCCCCGACCCGGTGGCCGCCTGGGGCGAGGTCCGCGAGAGGCAGGCGAGGTTGATCGAGCGCCTGAGCCGCGCCGACACCGTGCGGATCGAGGCCCCGGGCACCGACCTGACGCTGCGCGTGGGTAGGCGCACCTGGGCCAACAGCGACGGCAAGCGCAACATGCCCAGCGGCGAGGTCTTCACCGGGCCGTTGGAGGACAGCGCCGAGGGTGTCATCACCTTCACCATTCCCGCGAGCTACGGCGGGCAGATGGTACGCGGCGCCCGCCTGGTCTTCCGCGCGGGCGAGGTCGTGGAGGCCAGCGCCGAGGAAGGCGAGGATGTGTTGCGGGCGGCCCTCGCCACCGACCCCGGCGCGCGGCGGCTGGGCGAACTGGGGATCGGCACGAACGAGGGCATTCAGATACCCACCGGGAACATCCTCTTCGACGAGAAGATCGGCGGCACCGTCCACCTCGCGCTGGGCCGCTCCTATCCCGAGACGGGCGGCATGAACGCGAGCGCGATTCACTGGGACCTGATCACCGATCTGCGGCAGGGCGGACGCCTGAGCCTGGACGGGGAAGTGGTGCAGGAGGGGGGGCGGTTTGTAGGGGCAGGCTATGGGCTATGA
- a CDS encoding C39 family peptidase has translation MRLLLPLLLAALLGSVRAAPASAPPAGYVLSGMPLVHQTYNACGPASITQVLAYFGIKVSLADVSRLTRPDERAYMTAQAIVDFAPQVGMEARLYRGGSLETVRSAIRARLPLIALQSHITATQVIPHWRVVTGYDDARQQVYLMDPLLGYVRMGYADFTRVWADHQGQFAVMYPPGWRETVRKVIG, from the coding sequence GTGCGTCTCCTGCTTCCCCTCCTCCTCGCCGCACTGCTCGGCAGCGTGCGGGCGGCCCCAGCCTCCGCGCCCCCCGCCGGGTATGTGCTGTCCGGCATGCCGCTCGTCCACCAGACGTATAACGCCTGCGGCCCGGCGAGCATCACGCAGGTGCTTGCCTACTTCGGCATCAAGGTCAGCCTGGCCGACGTGAGCCGCCTGACCCGGCCCGACGAGCGGGCGTATATGACCGCACAGGCCATCGTGGACTTCGCGCCGCAGGTCGGCATGGAGGCCCGGCTGTACCGGGGCGGTTCCCTGGAGACGGTCCGCTCGGCCATCCGCGCCCGCCTGCCGCTGATCGCCCTGCAATCCCACATCACGGCCACGCAGGTCATCCCACACTGGCGCGTCGTGACTGGATATGACGACGCCCGACAGCAGGTGTACCTGATGGACCCGCTGCTCGGGTACGTCCGGATGGGCTACGCCGACTTCACGCGCGTCTGGGCGGACCACCAGGGGCAGTTCGCGGTGATGTACCCGCCGGGGTGGCGGGAGACGGTGCGGAAGGTGATCGGATAG